A genomic region of Candidatus Effluviviaceae Genus I sp. contains the following coding sequences:
- a CDS encoding 8-amino-7-oxononanoate synthase gives FRMAGALEDEGVVVNPIVSPAVPPDSALIRLSVMASLGRDDLEVALEKMTLVGRKHGVV, from the coding sequence CGTTCCGCATGGCCGGGGCGCTCGAGGACGAGGGGGTCGTGGTGAACCCGATCGTGTCGCCGGCGGTGCCGCCGGACTCGGCGCTCATCCGCCTGAGCGTGATGGCGAGCCTCGGCCGGGACGACCTCGAGGTCGCGCTCGAGAAGATGACGCTGGTGGGGCGGAAACACGGGGTCGTCTGA
- a CDS encoding UbiA family prenyltransferase, giving the protein MPTEPAPIWSLRFARAYLVTMRPYLLFVSGAAGLVGLSFGAGVETWRALVAFVALFFSYGLGQALTDCFQTDTDSLSAPYRPLVAGVVARRHVFTASLVGLCVVVLALVALSARILVPGALAVLGLLTYTFFKRRWWGGPPWNAWIVALIPVMGRLVDRGWSPAGLARPAGASDAAFLLAVLAVFFGYANFVVMGYFKDVSADGATGYRTFPVAFGWRAAAVYGDVTAAAAVALAGAALVVLGAGLVSAAALVAAAALYAVAQVAMHRTRDERATGTPIAHGVRALVLVCSSIVLANEPRWALALAVFYAFFELALGLRPERGQV; this is encoded by the coding sequence ATGCCGACGGAGCCTGCGCCCATCTGGAGCCTCCGGTTCGCCCGCGCGTATCTTGTCACGATGCGGCCCTACCTGCTCTTCGTGTCCGGCGCCGCGGGGCTCGTCGGGCTCTCGTTCGGCGCCGGCGTCGAGACGTGGCGCGCGCTCGTCGCGTTCGTCGCGCTCTTCTTCTCGTACGGGCTGGGCCAGGCGCTCACCGACTGCTTCCAGACGGACACCGACTCGCTCTCGGCACCGTACCGGCCGCTGGTCGCCGGCGTGGTCGCGAGGCGGCACGTGTTCACGGCGAGCCTCGTCGGGCTCTGCGTCGTCGTGCTAGCGCTCGTCGCGCTGAGCGCGCGGATCCTCGTGCCCGGCGCGCTCGCGGTGCTCGGGCTTCTCACGTACACGTTCTTCAAGCGCAGATGGTGGGGCGGCCCGCCGTGGAACGCGTGGATCGTCGCGCTCATCCCGGTCATGGGACGCCTCGTGGACCGCGGCTGGTCGCCGGCGGGGCTGGCCCGGCCGGCGGGCGCCTCGGACGCCGCGTTCCTGCTGGCCGTGCTCGCCGTCTTCTTCGGCTACGCGAACTTCGTCGTCATGGGGTACTTCAAGGACGTCTCCGCCGACGGGGCGACGGGCTACCGCACCTTCCCGGTCGCGTTCGGGTGGCGGGCGGCGGCGGTGTACGGGGACGTGACGGCGGCGGCGGCGGTCGCGCTCGCGGGCGCGGCGCTCGTCGTGCTCGGCGCGGGCCTCGTGAGCGCGGCCGCGCTCGTGGCGGCAGCCGCGCTCTACGCCGTCGCGCAGGTTGCGATGCACCGCACGCGGGACGAGCGCGCGACCGGGACGCCGATCGCGCACGGCGTGCGGGCGCTCGTGCTCGTCTGCTCCTCGATCGTCCTTGCGAACGAGCCGCGGTGGGCCCTCGCGCTCGCCGTGTTCTACGCGTTCTTCGAGCTTGCGCTGGGGCTTCGGCCGGAGCGCGGCCAGGTGTGA